In Dysidea avara chromosome 3, odDysAvar1.4, whole genome shotgun sequence, a single window of DNA contains:
- the LOC136250171 gene encoding ribonuclease P protein subunit p20-like, producing the protein MATSGNDTTSQPLSGTTGKKRARKPKQKADVIKKNSSGVGTHVMRKHPPSKLSKRKNDIYINRRTEFPVQLVRCTKLLEEGYNEITIHGLGAAINRAINLALKLQDTSPYELKSEVTTSTVEVMDEFEPLEDDQHYQSQSRNTSAIHIKLSRTNPSLVSHT; encoded by the exons aTGGCTACTTCAGGCAATGACACGACCAGCCAACCTTTATCAGGTACTACTGGCAAGAAAAGAGCTCGTAAGCCGAAACAAAAAGCAGATGTTATAAAGAAAAACTCGTCTGGTGTTGGCACAC ATGTAATGAGAAAGCACCCTCCATCTAAACTGTCCAAGAGAAAGAATGATATCTATATTAACCGCAGGACCGAGTTTCCTGTACAACTAGTTAGGTGCACGAAATTATTGGAAGAAGG CTATAATGAAATCACCATTCATGGTTTGGGGGCAGCCATCAACAGAGCTATCAACCTTGCACTAAAACTGCAGGACACAAGTCCTTATGAACTGAAG AGTGAAGTGACAACCTCAACAGTTGAAGTAATGGATGAATTTGAACCACTTGAAGAT GACCAGCACTACCAATCACAATCCAGAAACACTTCAGCTATACACATCAAACTAAGTAGAACTAATCCATCACTTGTTTCACACACATAA